From Shinella sp. XGS7, one genomic window encodes:
- the tetR(A) gene encoding tetracycline resistance transcriptional repressor TetR(A), whose amino-acid sequence MTKLQPNTVIRAALDLLNEVGVDGLTTRKLAERLGVQQPALYWHFRNKRALLDALAEAMLAENHTHSVPRADDDWRSFLIGNARSFRQALLAYRDGARIHAGTRPGAPQMETADAQLRFLCEAGFSAGDAVNALMTISYFTVGAVLEEQAGDSDAGERGGTVEQAPLSPLLRAAIDAFDEAGPDAAFEQGLAVIVDGLAKRRLVVRNVEGPRKGDD is encoded by the coding sequence ATGACAAAGTTGCAGCCGAATACAGTGATCCGTGCCGCCCTGGACCTGTTGAACGAGGTCGGCGTAGACGGTCTGACGACACGCAAACTGGCGGAACGGTTGGGGGTTCAGCAGCCGGCGCTTTACTGGCACTTCAGGAACAAGCGGGCGCTGCTCGACGCACTGGCCGAAGCCATGCTGGCGGAGAATCATACGCATTCGGTGCCGAGAGCCGACGACGACTGGCGCTCATTTCTGATCGGGAATGCCCGCAGCTTCAGGCAGGCGCTGCTCGCCTACCGCGATGGCGCGCGCATCCATGCCGGCACGCGACCGGGCGCACCGCAGATGGAAACGGCCGACGCGCAGCTTCGCTTCCTCTGCGAGGCGGGTTTTTCGGCCGGGGACGCCGTCAATGCGCTGATGACAATCAGCTACTTCACTGTTGGGGCCGTGCTTGAGGAGCAGGCCGGCGACAGCGATGCCGGCGAGCGCGGCGGCACCGTTGAACAGGCTCCGCTCTCGCCGCTGTTGCGGGCCGCGATAGACGCCTTCGACGAAGCCGGTCCGGACGCAGCGTTCGAGCAGGGACTCGCGGTGATTGTCGATGGATTGGCGAAAAGGAGGCTCGTTGTCAGGAACGTTGAAGGACCGAGAAAGGGTGACGATTGA
- the tet(A) gene encoding tetracycline efflux MFS transporter Tet(A): protein MKPNRPLIVILSTVALDAVGIGLIMPVLPGLLRDLVHSNDVTAHYGILLALYALVQFACAPVLGALSDRFGRRPILLVSLAGATVDYAIMATVPFLWVLYIGRIVAGITGATGAVAGAYIADITDGDERARHFGFMSACFGFGMVAGPVLGGLMGGFSPHAPFFAAAALNGLNFLTGCFLLPESHKGERRPLRREALNPLASFRWARGMTVVAALMAVFFIMQLVGQVPAALWVIFGEDRFHWDATTIGISLAAFGILHSLAQAMITAPVAARLGERRALMLGMIADGTGYILLAFATRGWMAFPIMVLLASGGIGMPALQAMLSRQVDEERQGQLQGSLAALTSLTSIVGPLLFTAIYAASITTWNGWAWIAGAALYLLCLPALRRGLWSGAGQRADR from the coding sequence GTGAAACCCAACAGACCCCTGATCGTAATTCTGAGCACTGTCGCGCTCGACGCTGTCGGCATCGGCCTGATTATGCCGGTGCTGCCGGGCCTCCTGCGCGATCTGGTTCACTCGAACGACGTCACCGCCCACTATGGCATTCTGCTGGCGCTGTATGCGTTGGTGCAATTTGCCTGCGCACCTGTGCTGGGCGCGCTGTCGGATCGTTTCGGGCGGCGGCCAATCTTGCTCGTCTCGCTGGCCGGCGCCACTGTCGACTACGCCATCATGGCGACAGTGCCTTTCCTTTGGGTTCTCTATATCGGGCGGATCGTGGCCGGCATCACCGGGGCGACTGGGGCGGTAGCCGGCGCTTATATTGCCGATATCACTGATGGCGATGAGCGCGCGCGGCACTTCGGCTTCATGAGCGCCTGTTTCGGGTTCGGGATGGTCGCGGGACCTGTGCTCGGTGGGCTGATGGGCGGTTTCTCCCCCCACGCTCCGTTCTTCGCCGCGGCAGCCTTGAACGGCCTCAATTTCCTGACGGGCTGTTTCCTTTTGCCGGAGTCGCACAAAGGCGAACGCCGGCCGTTACGCCGGGAGGCTCTCAACCCGCTCGCTTCGTTCCGGTGGGCCCGGGGCATGACCGTCGTCGCCGCCCTGATGGCGGTCTTCTTCATCATGCAACTTGTCGGACAGGTGCCGGCCGCGCTTTGGGTCATTTTCGGCGAGGATCGCTTTCACTGGGACGCGACCACGATCGGCATTTCGCTTGCCGCATTTGGCATTCTGCATTCACTCGCCCAGGCAATGATCACCGCCCCTGTAGCCGCCCGGCTCGGCGAAAGGCGGGCACTCATGCTCGGAATGATTGCCGACGGCACAGGCTACATCCTGCTTGCCTTCGCGACACGGGGATGGATGGCGTTCCCGATCATGGTCCTGCTTGCTTCGGGTGGCATCGGAATGCCGGCGCTGCAAGCAATGTTGTCCAGGCAGGTGGATGAGGAACGTCAGGGGCAGCTGCAAGGCTCACTGGCGGCGCTCACCAGCCTGACCTCGATCGTCGGACCCCTCCTCTTCACGGCGATCTATGCGGCTTCTATAACAACGTGGAACGGGTGGGCATGGATTGCAGGCGCTGCCCTCTACTTGCTCTGCCTGCCGGCGCTGCGTCGCGGGCTTTGGAGCGGCGCAGGGCAACGAGCCGATCGCTGA
- a CDS encoding DMT family transporter, whose amino-acid sequence MAWPAAVLPCFISRFLYRPLSVYRLPGGVAATVGAVQPLMVVFISAALLGSPIRLMAVLGAICGTAGVALLVLTPNAALDPVGVAAGLAGAVSMAFGTVLTRKWQPPVPLLTFTAWQLAAGGLLLVPVALVFDPPIPMPTGTNVLGLAWLGLIGAGLTYFLWFRGISRLEPTVVSLLGFLSPGTAVLLGWLFLDQTLSALQIIGVLLVIGSIWLGQRSNRTPRARIACRKSP is encoded by the coding sequence ATGGCATGGCCTGCCGCTGTCTTACCGTGCTTTATTTCCCGTTTTCTCTATCGACCCCTTTCGGTCTACCGCCTGCCGGGCGGGGTCGCGGCGACGGTAGGCGCTGTGCAGCCGCTGATGGTCGTGTTCATCTCTGCCGCTCTGCTAGGTAGCCCGATACGATTGATGGCGGTCCTGGGGGCTATTTGCGGAACTGCGGGCGTGGCGCTGTTGGTGTTGACACCAAACGCAGCGCTAGATCCTGTCGGCGTCGCAGCGGGCCTGGCGGGGGCGGTTTCCATGGCGTTCGGAACCGTGCTGACCCGCAAGTGGCAACCTCCCGTGCCTCTGCTCACCTTTACCGCCTGGCAACTGGCGGCCGGAGGACTTCTGCTCGTTCCAGTAGCTTTAGTGTTTGATCCGCCAATCCCGATGCCTACAGGAACCAATGTTCTCGGCCTGGCGTGGCTCGGCCTGATCGGAGCGGGTTTAACCTACTTCCTTTGGTTCCGGGGGATCTCGCGACTCGAACCTACAGTTGTTTCCTTACTGGGCTTTCTCAGCCCGGGGACCGCCGTGTTGCTAGGATGGTTGTTCTTGGATCAGACGCTGAGTGCGCTTCAAATCATCGGCGTCCTGCTCGTGATCGGGAGTATCTGGCTGGGCCAACGTTCCAACCGCACTCCTAGGGCGCGTATAGCTTGCCGGAAGTCGCCTTGA
- a CDS encoding type II toxin-antitoxin system mRNA interferase toxin, RelE/StbE family, translated as MRVVWTPEAQQDRADVWDYIAADNPRAAARMDEIFSDAAARLIQHPMLGKPGKIPGTRELIPHESYRLVYQIDGETVWILTLVHTARLWPPVRD; from the coding sequence GTGAGGGTTGTTTGGACGCCCGAAGCGCAGCAAGACCGTGCCGATGTGTGGGACTACATCGCAGCCGACAATCCGCGCGCGGCGGCCCGGATGGATGAGATTTTCAGCGACGCGGCCGCCCGCTTGATCCAGCACCCCATGCTGGGCAAGCCGGGAAAGATTCCCGGGACCCGCGAGTTGATCCCGCACGAAAGCTATCGCCTGGTGTATCAGATCGACGGCGAAACGGTGTGGATACTGACGCTGGTTCATACTGCCCGCCTGTGGCCGCCTGTGCGCGATTAA
- a CDS encoding class A beta-lactamase PAU-1: MKRRNFSVGMAFSAFGFSAIFPKKSFALGEQGQMTAVFQQLEAKAQGRLGVHVIDTATGHEFGYRSDELFMMLSSFKLLASALVLARADRGEESLTRRIRYRKQDLVPWSPVTEAYADGEGLTLAQLCHATITTSDNTAGNLILASYGGPQALTQYARQLGDKITRLDRNEPDLNTRVEGGSLDTTSPRAMAMTMNKLLLGDALSPLSRNLLRQWLLENTTGGKRLKAGTPADWTVGDKTGTNKTDANDIGILLPPQGAPVLVTAYLADSTASSQIKDATLAEVGRLTSIGIR; encoded by the coding sequence ATGAAAAGACGCAACTTCTCCGTCGGGATGGCATTTTCTGCCTTTGGCTTCAGTGCGATTTTCCCCAAGAAAAGCTTTGCCTTGGGCGAGCAAGGACAGATGACTGCTGTGTTTCAGCAACTCGAGGCTAAAGCCCAAGGCCGGTTGGGCGTACATGTCATAGACACAGCGACTGGTCACGAATTTGGCTACCGCTCTGACGAACTTTTCATGATGCTCAGTTCGTTCAAGCTGCTGGCGAGTGCCTTGGTGCTGGCGCGCGCGGATCGTGGTGAAGAGTCGCTCACTCGGCGTATTCGTTACCGCAAGCAGGACTTGGTGCCTTGGTCGCCAGTGACAGAGGCATATGCGGATGGCGAGGGGTTGACTTTGGCCCAACTCTGTCACGCGACGATAACCACCAGCGACAACACAGCGGGCAATCTCATACTAGCCAGCTACGGTGGCCCTCAAGCTCTCACCCAGTATGCCCGCCAACTCGGTGACAAGATCACGAGGCTCGATCGGAACGAACCCGACCTCAACACCCGAGTCGAAGGAGGAAGCTTGGATACGACCTCACCGCGAGCCATGGCCATGACCATGAACAAGCTCCTCTTGGGCGATGCACTCTCACCCTTATCGCGGAATTTGCTCCGCCAGTGGCTGCTCGAAAACACGACCGGGGGAAAGCGCCTCAAGGCCGGAACCCCTGCTGATTGGACCGTTGGCGACAAGACCGGGACCAACAAGACAGATGCGAACGACATAGGAATATTGCTACCACCGCAAGGCGCACCGGTCCTTGTGACTGCTTACCTCGCTGACAGCACGGCAAGCAGCCAAATAAAAGATGCAACGCTTGCAGAGGTAGGTAGGCTCACCTCTATAGGCATACGATGA
- a CDS encoding LysR family transcriptional regulator, whose protein sequence is MDLPLNALRAFEVSARHLSFTRAGLELHLTQTAVSQHVKNLEDRLGKKLFRRIPRGLALTDEGAALLPVLTDAFERIGLTLEKVKTPHKKEVLSVGVVGTFAVGWLLPRLRDFQVKHPFIDLRLFSNNNRVDLAGDGLDFAIRFGDGHWHGTEASKLFSAPLAPVCAPFMASRIHTPSDLARVTLLRSYRADEWTAWFQAVGLNPPHLTGPVFDSSLVLADAAAQGTGVALLPIRLFGRDLLGGRLVTLFDTRIETGSYWLTKLKPRKETDGMKAFRGWLEQECRDN, encoded by the coding sequence ATGGACCTTCCGCTTAACGCGCTGCGCGCATTTGAGGTGTCTGCACGCCATCTGAGCTTCACCCGGGCGGGCCTTGAACTGCACCTGACGCAGACCGCCGTCAGTCAGCACGTCAAGAACTTAGAAGACCGCCTGGGCAAGAAACTCTTTCGGCGTATCCCGCGAGGGCTTGCTTTGACTGATGAAGGTGCTGCCCTGCTACCAGTGTTGACCGATGCTTTTGAACGGATCGGTTTAACGCTTGAGAAGGTCAAGACGCCTCATAAGAAAGAAGTTTTGTCTGTGGGCGTCGTCGGCACGTTTGCAGTGGGCTGGTTGCTGCCACGCCTCCGCGACTTTCAAGTCAAGCACCCCTTCATAGATCTTCGACTGTTTTCCAACAACAACCGAGTCGACTTGGCAGGCGATGGCCTGGACTTCGCAATCCGCTTTGGGGACGGCCACTGGCACGGCACAGAAGCGTCGAAGCTTTTTTCTGCGCCACTCGCACCTGTTTGCGCCCCTTTCATGGCAAGTCGAATCCACACCCCCAGTGATTTGGCACGGGTCACGCTATTGCGGTCTTATCGAGCAGACGAGTGGACTGCATGGTTTCAGGCGGTTGGGTTAAACCCCCCACATTTGACGGGTCCGGTGTTTGACTCATCCCTTGTACTTGCTGATGCAGCCGCACAAGGAACAGGTGTGGCTTTGTTGCCGATTCGTCTCTTTGGTCGCGACCTACTCGGCGGTCGGCTGGTGACCTTATTTGACACTCGGATTGAGACGGGCAGCTATTGGTTGACCAAGCTCAAGCCACGCAAAGAGACCGACGGGATGAAAGCTTTCCGTGGCTGGCTGGAGCAAGAGTGCCGAGACAATTAG
- a CDS encoding SMR family transporter, with protein MNMNYVYLGVAIIAEVTATSFLKSSEGMTKLWPTLASVTGYAVSFYFLSITLKVIPTGIAYGIWSGVGIVLVSAVGWLWFKQTLDAPALAGIGMIMAGVLTINLFSKSVAH; from the coding sequence ATGAACATGAATTACGTTTATCTCGGCGTTGCGATCATTGCGGAAGTCACTGCCACCAGCTTCCTCAAGTCATCGGAAGGCATGACAAAACTATGGCCTACGCTTGCCAGCGTGACAGGCTATGCGGTCTCGTTCTACTTCCTCTCCATCACCCTCAAAGTGATACCAACGGGTATAGCCTATGGCATCTGGTCGGGCGTCGGCATTGTGCTGGTGTCGGCGGTCGGCTGGCTGTGGTTCAAGCAGACACTGGACGCCCCCGCGCTCGCCGGAATCGGCATGATCATGGCCGGGGTGCTGACGATCAATCTGTTCTCCAAATCGGTGGCCCACTGA
- a CDS encoding IS66 family transposase translates to MIADDLDTLDAQQLRDALRAARSEVAFKQAVIDKLTHENAILKRLKFAAQSERYSAEQKSLLDETLDADLAAVAAEIEALQPARATGERQRPRREKLPAHLPRRDVRHEPESTTCGCGQALQRIGEDVAEKLDYQPGVFTVERHIRGKWVCKCCERIVQAPVAPHVIDKGLPTSALLAQVLVAKYLDHLPLYRQEAIFERAGHAIARSTLAQWVGECGVQLRPLVDALTRELLGQGVLHADETPVAMLKPGHGKTHRAYLWSYCTTQFNPLQAVVFDFADSRGGQHAREFLGLPGTPCQPGWQGKLVCDDFAGYKACFELGVTEAGCMAHARRKFHELWANHGSQVGEQALKFFAQLYDLERGGANADTQTRLDARQAARPLADALRQWLRQQRQRVPDGSATARAIDYSLKRWVALTRYLDDGDLPIDNNWVENRIRPIALGRQNWLFAGSLRAGKRAAAIMSLVHSARLNGHDPYVYLRDILERLPTQPANRIVELLPHHWNPAAT, encoded by the coding sequence GTGATCGCCGACGACCTCGACACCCTCGATGCCCAGCAACTGCGCGACGCCTTGCGAGCGGCGCGCTCCGAGGTGGCATTCAAGCAGGCTGTCATCGACAAGCTCACGCACGAGAACGCGATCCTCAAGCGCTTGAAGTTCGCTGCGCAGAGCGAGCGGTACAGCGCCGAGCAGAAGAGCCTGCTGGACGAGACGCTGGACGCTGACCTGGCGGCCGTGGCCGCCGAGATTGAAGCATTGCAGCCCGCTCGGGCCACTGGCGAGCGCCAGCGGCCCCGGCGCGAGAAGCTGCCAGCGCACCTGCCGCGCCGCGACGTTCGCCATGAACCCGAGAGCACCACCTGCGGCTGTGGCCAGGCCCTGCAGCGCATCGGCGAGGACGTGGCCGAGAAGCTGGACTACCAGCCCGGCGTCTTCACGGTGGAGCGACACATCCGCGGCAAGTGGGTGTGCAAGTGCTGCGAGCGCATCGTGCAGGCGCCGGTCGCGCCGCACGTCATCGACAAGGGCCTGCCGACGAGCGCCCTGCTGGCCCAGGTGCTCGTCGCCAAGTATCTCGATCACCTGCCGCTGTACCGGCAGGAGGCCATCTTCGAGCGCGCCGGGCACGCCATCGCACGCTCGACGCTTGCCCAGTGGGTGGGCGAATGCGGTGTGCAGCTGCGGCCGCTGGTGGATGCACTGACCCGGGAACTTCTCGGCCAGGGTGTGCTGCACGCGGACGAGACGCCGGTGGCGATGCTCAAGCCAGGCCACGGCAAGACGCACCGCGCCTACCTGTGGAGCTACTGCACGACACAGTTCAACCCGCTGCAGGCCGTCGTCTTCGACTTCGCCGACAGCCGCGGTGGCCAGCATGCCCGCGAGTTCCTGGGACTGCCGGGCACGCCTTGCCAGCCCGGCTGGCAAGGCAAGCTCGTCTGCGACGACTTCGCCGGCTATAAGGCCTGCTTCGAGCTGGGCGTGACCGAGGCGGGCTGCATGGCGCACGCACGGCGCAAGTTCCACGAACTCTGGGCCAATCACGGCAGCCAGGTCGGCGAGCAGGCGCTGAAGTTCTTCGCGCAGCTTTATGACTTGGAGCGCGGTGGCGCCAATGCCGACACACAAACCAGGCTCGATGCCAGACAGGCTGCCCGGCCGTTGGCGGACGCGCTGCGCCAGTGGCTGCGACAGCAACGCCAGCGTGTTCCCGATGGATCAGCCACCGCGCGGGCTATCGACTACAGCCTCAAGCGCTGGGTGGCGCTGACGCGCTACCTCGACGATGGCGACCTGCCCATCGACAACAACTGGGTGGAGAACCGCATCCGGCCTATAGCGCTGGGTCGGCAGAACTGGCTGTTCGCTGGGAGCTTGCGCGCGGGCAAGCGAGCCGCAGCAATCATGAGCCTCGTGCACTCGGCTCGGCTCAATGGCCACGATCCCTACGTGTACCTGCGCGATATCCTCGAGCGCCTGCCGACCCAGCCAGCAAATCGGATCGTGGAACTTCTGCCGCACCACTGGAATCCTGCCGCCACCTAA
- the tnpB gene encoding IS66 family insertion sequence element accessory protein TnpB (TnpB, as the term is used for proteins encoded by IS66 family insertion elements, is considered an accessory protein, since TnpC, encoded by a neighboring gene, is a DDE family transposase.), whose amino-acid sequence MDALWLAVEPLDMRAGTEAALARVVSVFGAARPHHAYLFANRRANRMKVLVHDGIGVWLAARRLNVGRFVWPRDVSGTLSLSRAQFDALVLGLPWQRVGEAGVITLL is encoded by the coding sequence GTGGATGCGCTGTGGCTCGCTGTCGAGCCGCTGGACATGCGCGCCGGCACTGAGGCTGCCCTGGCTCGCGTGGTGTCGGTCTTCGGCGCGGCACGGCCACACCACGCCTACTTGTTTGCCAACCGCCGGGCCAACCGGATGAAGGTGCTGGTCCATGACGGGATTGGTGTGTGGCTGGCCGCACGGCGCTTGAATGTCGGCCGCTTCGTCTGGCCTCGCGATGTGAGCGGCACCTTGAGCCTGAGCCGCGCCCAGTTCGATGCCCTGGTTCTGGGGCTGCCCTGGCAGCGCGTCGGCGAGGCAGGAGTCATCACGCTGCTGTAG
- a CDS encoding transposase gives MPDAKPDTRRRHDPELKRQVLAECAAPGASVAKVAMSHGLNANLVHKWRRTVAHDRGAAIADPFVPVSVVPAAPPTVEAPQFVEVDLQRGSVTVRVRWPMASAASCGAWLREMLR, from the coding sequence ATGCCAGACGCCAAGCCGGACACGCGCCGGCGCCACGACCCGGAACTGAAGCGGCAAGTCCTTGCTGAATGCGCGGCACCTGGTGCGTCCGTGGCCAAGGTGGCGATGAGCCATGGTTTGAATGCCAACCTCGTCCACAAGTGGCGGCGCACGGTGGCCCATGATCGAGGCGCCGCTATCGCCGACCCGTTCGTGCCAGTGAGCGTTGTACCGGCGGCGCCACCGACGGTCGAGGCACCGCAGTTCGTCGAGGTGGACCTGCAACGGGGTTCGGTCACCGTGCGGGTGCGCTGGCCAATGGCGAGCGCGGCTTCTTGCGGCGCTTGGCTTCGTGAGATGCTGCGTTGA
- a CDS encoding antitoxin Xre/MbcA/ParS toxin-binding domain-containing protein, whose translation MQASPVMEVDRTHVLGKATQRAAEALGLNGRELAQTVGFSEPTVSRILKGERGIDPASKEGQLSLMLVRVFRSLDALVGGDAAKRQTWMTSHNSALNGVPAALIVTAEGLGRTLAYLDGMRAPI comes from the coding sequence ATGCAAGCCAGCCCCGTGATGGAAGTCGACCGCACCCATGTGCTGGGCAAGGCCACGCAACGTGCCGCCGAAGCCCTGGGCTTGAACGGCCGCGAGCTGGCACAGACCGTCGGGTTCAGTGAGCCGACGGTGTCACGCATCCTGAAAGGCGAGCGTGGTATTGACCCCGCCTCCAAGGAAGGACAACTCAGCTTGATGCTGGTGCGCGTGTTTCGCTCGCTCGACGCGCTGGTAGGCGGCGACGCCGCAAAGCGCCAGACCTGGATGACGTCGCACAACTCAGCCCTGAACGGTGTGCCGGCAGCACTCATCGTCACGGCCGAAGGCCTGGGCCGCACGCTGGCCTACCTCGACGGCATGCGCGCTCCAATCTGA
- a CDS encoding RES family NAD+ phosphorylase, whose product MATAPIEPPFAWDPDWFQACAPAEMTAWRGVESQAQVATWRLVDSGAEHDALEEMLEVSKPPLPEGCEGLLYLLFTPFRYTSPYPSRFRRPNEAGIWYGAESVETVCAELAYWRHRFILDSAGLAKDADGLLTLHTLFQTRVQGQSLNLTEAPWDAGRAQWTHGADYSTTQAVAAEARVHGVEWIRYESVRCPGTHCAAVLSPRALRTVPPFDMQEWVCSATRARVIITHKDSGTTFSWDF is encoded by the coding sequence ATGGCGACTGCGCCAATCGAACCTCCTTTCGCCTGGGACCCGGACTGGTTCCAGGCTTGCGCGCCGGCTGAGATGACAGCCTGGCGAGGTGTGGAGAGCCAAGCGCAAGTCGCCACATGGCGGCTTGTCGATTCCGGCGCCGAACACGACGCATTGGAAGAAATGCTGGAGGTTTCGAAGCCCCCACTGCCTGAGGGCTGCGAGGGGCTTCTCTATTTGCTGTTCACACCGTTTCGATACACCTCGCCCTACCCGTCGCGGTTTCGGCGCCCGAACGAGGCCGGCATCTGGTACGGCGCCGAATCGGTGGAGACCGTGTGCGCCGAGCTGGCTTATTGGCGCCACCGCTTCATTTTGGACTCAGCCGGCTTGGCCAAGGATGCCGACGGACTGCTGACGCTGCACACGCTTTTCCAGACACGCGTTCAAGGGCAGTCATTGAACCTGACGGAAGCCCCTTGGGATGCAGGGCGCGCCCAGTGGACACACGGCGCCGACTACAGCACCACACAGGCAGTCGCCGCCGAGGCACGCGTTCATGGCGTTGAGTGGATTCGATACGAGTCGGTGCGCTGTCCAGGGACGCACTGCGCAGCGGTTCTTAGCCCGCGGGCACTGCGCACAGTTCCACCCTTCGACATGCAGGAATGGGTCTGCAGCGCAACCCGCGCCCGGGTGATCATCACCCACAAGGATAGCGGCACGACCTTCAGCTGGGATTTCTAG